TCTAGCCATTATGGCTTGTTTCACGCTAACTCTGTTGTAGAATAAACAGGTCGTTTCAACTACATGATGTTTTCAATCTGGATAATGATAATAGAGGTGAAGATACACCAACGCTGATTGATCGCAAGGTAAGATTGCTTCATGGAAAATATAATTGCTGCAGGTATTTATCTTCATGATCCTAAGTGTAACtctgtttaatatttttaggaCAATGTCTTcattatatcaaattttaaatcaaaatatcCAGTGCTGCAACTAGACTTGAGGTAAACTTACTGGCTTATTACAGTTTCGTAAAGTTCATTGGTCTTCACTAAACAGAAGTGCTAATTTGAACTCATCTACTTGTTGCATTGTAGATTAATATCAGATTTGGTGGTCGTTATTGTATCTGCAACCTGTGGTGGCATTGCCTTTGCTTGCGCTGGACAACCGGTCTGATACATACATTCACGCATACATACACGTCTACATATATTTCCAAACTTCATAGAGAAAATATAATGCTATGATCTTACTTAATGTTCATATTCTGTTTCCTTGATACACTTGACAGGTTATTAGTGGATATTTGCTAGCTGGATCTGTTATTGGACCTGGAGGTTTCAACTTCGTCAGTGAAATGGTTCAAGTATGTTTACTTTACCCTACAATTTTATTATCCAAGAACTTTTTCATTTAATCTTGTAGTGTACAATAAAAAGTTTTCGGTAAGGCATCTTAAGTATGCTTCTGTagtgaaataataaaagaaacaatactTTATCTTAGAGATAGGATTTattctatttgattgttaaTATATTCTTCTGATGGAAAGATATTTGTATGTCTCACATCCGTTTTCGCTCTGGTTTATGGGTGCAGGTTGAAACTGTGGCTCAGTTTGGGgtaatctttcttcttttcgcTCTGGGCCTGGAGTTCTCCACAGCAAAGGTAGACTCTcgccctccctctctctccctccctctctctctctctctctctctgcagtTTTGATATGCTTATAGCTGAGTATAGTCAAATTCACCCTTGCATTATTGTAGCTTCGAGTTGTTCGAGCAGTTGCTGTTCCAGGAGGGCTGCTACAAATCTTCCTATTTATGTGCCTGTGTGGTATTACCGCCTCAGTATGTCTACTAATTTTCTACAGACTTCCTTAAAAAGTTTGTGCTTGCTTACATCTATCTTACATGTGAAAACATCTCCACCTTAATTTCTGGCTATtgaaatatccattcaaaactAGAACATAGAGTTGTGATACATTCGTGTATTTTTTCTACGTTGATTCCTCAAGTAATTTGTAATAGTTTACTATATCTGGGATATGCAAGTGTGCACTTCCAATAAATTTTCTCAACATTAGTTTTTCAAGCTAAATGTTCTGTTATAGATGTTTCTCATTCTCAATGCTGCAGTTCTGATTGGATGCTGTTTGCAGTTATGTGGTGGTAAAGTTTCTGAGGGGATATTTGTTGGCGTGTTCCTTTCTATGTCTTCAACAGCAGTGGTAAATTACCATAAACCTACCTCATGCATGCTGACGTTCGCATAGCTTTGCAGGCTCTTTCACTCTTATATATCCATTTTCTTGGATGCATAGTATTCACAGGTCAATATTTTTTATTCTGGCCCTaggtgttgaaatttttgatggaAAAGAACTCCACTAATGCCCTTCATGGCCAAGTCACCATTGGCACCCTTATTCTGCAGGTTTGTTGGTTTTATATACGCATTCCTTTGATGTACTTTCAGTTtccattttgaacttttaatTTCTGCATTTTAGCACTGATTTGTCAATCTTCTAAATAAGTGTGGAGAGGATTTTGCTTTACAGGATTGTGCTGTGGGTTTGCTGTTTGCTTTGCTTCCAGTTCTGGGTGGGACTTCGGGTATTCTTCAAGGAGTGATATCTATGGCTAAGCTGTGagttttcgtttttcttttaattgtgTTTGTTCCTTTCCCTTGTGGAacaatctttaaaaaaaaatatattatattcaCTTGATATGTGTGTAGTATACACTAGCTTGATGTTTAAATCATATATTGATTTTATACTAATGAAGATGAAGTTCGGAAGATATTTAGAATCTTTCTTGTTCTTTTCTATAAAATTACTTAATTAGTGACAAATCTGTATGCTGGTTATATGTTTACAACatcatatttttctttaaacAGGATGGTGACGTTGATTACATTTTTGGCTGTTCTTTCTATTTCATCTCGTACTTGTGTTCCTTGGTTACTTAAATTGATGATAAGTTTATCTTCACAGGTaccgttttcttttctttgtcctaGAAAATTGCTAATTATCTGTAAGCTACATTTTTCGTTAATTTTAAATGTCATCTTTGCAGACCAATGAACTCTACCAATTGGCATCAGTCGCTTTCTGCTTGCTTGTTGCCTGGGTATGTTTCCTTCTCGATTTATTTGCCTGGAATCCTTGTTCTATCTTGCCGAACTTCTCATTTCTCTTGTTCTGCTTGCTATAGAATCATATTCATTCTTGTTTCTTTCATTTATACTTATTGgttgttttccattttttacaAGTTACTTTTCTAATGCATTAGGAGCATTACATCTGGTGTTTTACTTAATTTTATAGCAAGCCGGATTGACTGATGACCTAAGAATAATTTTCGGCTACAAATTTTTGCTCCCTCAACTTCCGTAAATTGGTCAATATGTCCTAGTCCTACTATGTACGCATAGACCCTCAGCATCTGGTTAATAGGGTCCTTGTGCATCTTATGAGTCTATTGAAATGATTTTAAGATAGTTGAATGCTTTAGTTGCCTGACATGCATGTCAGATTCTAGTCATGCCACTGTAGTCTAATTGCTTTTACAATTTCAGTGTAGTGATAAGCTCGGACTAAGTCTGGAACTGGGTTCCTTCGCTGCGGGAGTGATGATATCAACAACTGATCTTGCACAACATACTCTAGAACAAGTAAGGCTACATACTTTATACTGTATGATTAGTAACGGTACTTGAAAATGCTCAACTGATCTTCCTTGTTTATCCTTGTTTCATCTGctggtgtcacatcccggcccgggttcaccacatcccgggcccattccaccaccgtagcacgatattgttcgctttgggcttaccattccctcacggttttgtttttgggaactcacgagcaacttcccagtgggtcacccatcctggaagtgctctggcctccttctcgcttaacttcggagttcctacagaacccgaagccagtgagctcccaaaaggccttgtgctaggtagagatgggaatataaatttaaggatcactcccctgggcgatgtgggatgttacaatccaccccccttaggggcctgacgtcctcgtcggcacacttccggccagggattggctctgataccaatttgaCACGTCCCAATCTCGATATTCTTTGAATAcccggataggcacgtgctggccgacacctgagggtgacgaaagccatttattgattacaagagtaatgattaggagGAACATAAGCATGAATAGTCATTAGAATCTAAGagtaataaacaaagtttaagaAAATGTCTAGAGTGCACAGAACACGGTCTAATTCAAGATTTacaaaaggaaagatcatcTCGCCGACTCGTTGCCTGAGCCTTCACTGGAAGACCTTGAGCCTTGACCTGGTCGtttaaaggaaaaagaatgtCTGGGACCTACAGAACTGGAAGGGTCTACTGATTCTCTGGTACTCTGTGACCGGAAATTTCGACTCCTCTGATTTTGATTCCGCTGTCTATTCTGTCTCTGGGGCTGGATCCAAGTCTGAGGTTGATCTCGTATGTTCGTATCCCACTTAGATTGTTCTATACTCAGACTTATCTCAATTACTTGCTCATAAGTTCTGGGTCTTTGAGCAGCTACCAATGTACGATACTCCTGGTTCAATGCAAGCATCGCCTGATCCATCTGTGCCTGTGGATTATCATAAGTCCCATTGTGATGCCTAGCCAAGCGCCTGAAAGTATTGTCAAATTCTGTGATGCTGAGGTCACCCTGTCGGAACTCTAAATACTCCTGCCTCTTCCTTAATTTGTAGCTGGGGCTTAGAAAGTAAATAATAATACGTTTCCTGAAGGCAGCCCAAGTCATCCAAGAACTAGGTGGACGAGATTCCTTCGTTAATTTCCACCAACTCCTAGCATCACCCTGAATAAAGAAACCTGCAGTGTTTGCCCACTCATTTAACAGACACTTCATAGCCTCTAAAGTATCATCCATTTTCTCTAACCACTGCTCAGCCTCCTCATAATTTCCCACAGATTTCAACTCAGTAACTCCATAACTTCTAACGATTTCTAAATACGTCCGATTCGGGCTATGACCCTGGAAGAGCATTCATTAGTGCAGTGGTAAATTGCTGGATTCCCCCCATTATAGAAGAACGAGATTGTCGAGGTACATTCCCACCAGGATTAGCCATGATTCtgacaaaaacaacaaaatttagaaagattgaaatttacCAAATTGGTAGAAAGAAACCCTAACCATGCTTtgataccaattgtcacatcccggctcgggtccaccacatcccgggcctgttctaccaccgtagcacaatattgtctgctttgggtttaccattccctcacggttttgtttttaggaactcacgagcaacttcccagtgggtcacccatcctggatgtgctctagcctccttctcgctcaacttcggagttcctacggaacccgaagccagtgagcttccaaaaagcctcgtgctaggtagagatgggaatatacatttaaggatcactcctctgggcgatgtggaaatatacatttaaggaacCATGCAGtcgaagaagctacttgggaaacAGAGGAATCAATGAGGAACCTGTATCCCTTTCTTTTCGTGTAAATTCGCAATTTTGAGGACGAAATTTCTTTTAAGGGGGatagattgtaacatcccacatcgtccaggggagtgatccttaaatgtatattgccatctctacctagcacaaggccttttgggagctcactagcttcgagttccgtaggaacttcgaagttaagcgagaaggaggccagagcacttccaggatgggtgatccattgggaagttgctcgtgagttcccaaaaacaaaaccgtgagggaatggtaagcccaaagcggacaatatcgtgctacggtggtggacccgggccgggatatgtcagattggtatcagagcatggttagGGTTTCTTTCCACCAATTTGGTAAATTTCAGTCTTTCTAAATCTTGTTGTCTTTGTCAGAATCATGGCTAATCCTGGTGGGAATGTGCCTCAACGACCTCGTTCTTCTATAATGGGGGAAATCCAGCAGTTTACCACTGCACTAATGAATGCTTTTCCGGGTCGTAGGCCGAATCGGACGTATTTAGAAATCGCTAGAAGTCATGGAGTTACTGAGTTGAAATTTGTGGGAAATTGTGAGGAGGCTGAGCAGTGGTTAGAGAAAATTGATGATACTTTAGAGGCTATGAAGTGTCTGTTAAATGAGTGTGCAAACACTGCAGGTTTCTTTATTCATGGTGATGCTAGGAGTTGGTGGAAATCAACGAAGGAATCTCGTCCACCTGGTTCTTGGATGACTTAGGCTGCCTTCAGGAAACGTTTTATTACTTACTTTCTAAGCCCCAACTACAGATTAAGGAAGAGTATTTAGAGTTCCTACAGGGTGACCTCAGCATCACAAAATTTGACAGTACTATCAGGCGCTTGGCTAGGTATCATGATGGGACTTATGATAATCCGCAGGCACAGATGGATCAGGCGATGCTTGCACTGAACCAGGAGTACCGTACATTGGTAGCTGCTCAAAGACCCAAAACTTATGAGGAAGTAATCGAGATAAGTCTGAGTATAGAACAATCTAAGTAGGATACGGACATACGAGATCAACCTCAGACTTGGATCCAGCCCCAGAGACAGAATAGACAGCGGAATCAAAATCAGAAGAGTCGGAATTTCCGGTCGTGGAGTACCAGAGAATCAATAGGCCCCTCCAGTTTTGTAGGTCCCAGacattctttttcctttaaaCAACCAGGTCGGGTCTTCTAGTGAAGGCTCAAGCAACGAGTCGGCGAGATGATCTTTTCTTTTGTAAATCTTGAATTAGATCGTGTTTTGTGCACTCTAGACATTTCCTTAAGCTTTGTTTATTACTCTTAGATTCTAATGACTATTCATGCTTATGTTCCTCCTAATCATTAGTCTTGTAATCAATAAAtcgctttcgtcaccctcaggtgtcggccagcacgtgcctatccgggTATTCAGAGAATATCGGGGTCGGGACGTGTCAGCTGGAAAAATGAAATTCCTTCACCCCCATTccaattttattttctgatttttgagATGCATTATACATAAGTTTTCTGGCATAAAAAATAGTACAACTGGCAGTATCATAGTCATTATACGGTTTACTTTCGTGGTCCATATGTGGACGATAAATTGTTGCTCATAATGTTGAAGTTCCTTGATAGTAAGATAGCAGCACTGAAGTTTGTTGCTTGTTGCAGATTGAACCCATCCGCAACCTTTTTGCTGCTCTTTTTCTTGCCAGCATCGGGATGCTAATCCATGTTCAATTTCTCTGGAACCATGTTGATATATTACTAGCATCTGTTATATTAGTTATCATcataaaaacaattattatCACCATGGTTGTCAAGGGATTTGgttacaacaacaaaacatCATTTCTTGTAAGTTTGATTTGAAGGTCACATTTTCATATTGCTTCTTTCTAGTAATTTAGTTGTTCACATTTATTGAATTCTTGTATTTGTAATTGTATAGGTTGGAATTTCTCTGGCACAGATAGGCGAATTTGCTTTTGTTCTTCTAAGTCGTGCCTCTAATCTCCATCTAGTCGAGGTAAGTGCTACTATTGAAGTAGCTTATGATGATACTTTAGGCCCACGGTACATCACTGGCTGTGTTCTCTGGATCTCTAACTTCAATCTTGTTAGAAAAAATAGTGTGATAATAACGAGCTAGTTTGCTGAAACTTCGACCATTTTCAGGGGAAATTATATCTGCTGCTTCTTGGAACCACAGCTCTTAGTCTggtatgaaaaatctctctGTTCAGTGttttaatgttatttttttagtcCGTTCTTGTTACTTATGTACCTGGCTCTTTTTTTGGCCCTAATGCATGTGGTTTTGTTGATGAAAAAAGAGTTAAGATCACCCGATTCTCTGAAgcagagaaaaaaaatggtCATGAATATGAAGTTTAGCAATGGCATCTCGTATAATAGTGTTTTCCGACACATTTTCTGAAATCTATTGCAGGTGACCACTCCTTTTCTATTCAAGCTAATTCCTGGTTTAGTGCATCTTGGTGTGCTTTTAAGATGGTTCCCTCCTGATGGTGCTGTTGAGGTATTGACTTAAAACTCAATTGTAGAAATGGTTCCATACAACTTGATCGAAATCAACTATTCCACGCATGTGTTACATCTTTATCTTGACGTCTCTTACATATGTTTGCTGACTTCAGATTGGTTTTAAAGGAGATAACCTTCGCTCAGATAGTGGCAAACGTGTCATTTTGATGGTCCGAGAATCACATGATTCGTGATCTCTGTATAAAGGAAAAACTGTAAAGGCAATCTCCGGTTTACCCACAATGTTTTTACTCCAGCCGCATTTGGGGAGTGGTTCCAGTGGAGTTGATAAGGAGGAGGTAACTATTTTctttacttctcatacaaacCTACTTGGAGTAATATCCGTTTCACATTACCGGCCTAAGTCAACAGTTCAAATCGAGCCGAAGTAATGGACAGAACAGAAAAGAGAAGAGACTATCTAACTGCTGAAAGAAATAACACAATGATGCTTTACCTTTATAGTATTCATTCTTTCCCACTGTTAATTCTTTTGGAGTTGTAACATAATTTTGTCTTGTAATTTTGGATACATCAAGTAATCTGTATATCATACCTCCTTCCTTTGTCTAAAGCTTAATTGTAAACATTCACACTAAATTAAATGGGTTTTCGTTCCTTCTGGAATTTCAATTATCCTAGTCGTCTACTTGTGACCTTGAAATGAGTACTGGTACATCACCGTCGATATATTACTTTGGCCGGTGGGATTTTTGTATTGTCAATATTTGTATACAAGCATGTGTCTATCGCTTTCATCATTTTTTGGTGCTACTCAAGTCCATGCTACTCTGTcctatattaatattttcgtcTCCTTCATAGG
Above is a window of Malus sylvestris chromosome 15, drMalSylv7.2, whole genome shotgun sequence DNA encoding:
- the LOC126603631 gene encoding K(+) efflux antiporter 6-like isoform X1 encodes the protein MLRRSASSSSFGFLAVVVPALLLLSSDLLFSLSLADPLAAADDSVTEADLLLNANATESNVSLSKPKEGSFADMIDKALENEFKENDQNEATDPGSFNNSVAGQQAVLETVARVKSKKNETKEEKINRSFQLHDVFNLDNDNRGEDTPTLIDRKDNVFIISNFKSKYPVLQLDLRLISDLVVVIVSATCGGIAFACAGQPVISGYLLAGSVIGPGGFNFVSEMVQVETVAQFGVIFLLFALGLEFSTAKLRVVRAVAVPGGLLQIFLFMCLCGITASLCGGKVSEGIFVGVFLSMSSTAVVLKFLMEKNSTNALHGQVTIGTLILQDCAVGLLFALLPVLGGTSGILQGVISMAKLMVTLITFLAVLSISSRTCVPWLLKLMISLSSQTNELYQLASVAFCLLVAWCSDKLGLSLELGSFAAGVMISTTDLAQHTLEQIEPIRNLFAALFLASIGMLIHVQFLWNHVDILLASVILVIIIKTIIITMVVKGFGYNNKTSFLVGISLAQIGEFAFVLLSRASNLHLVEGKLYLLLLGTTALSLVTTPFLFKLIPGLVHLGVLLRWFPPDGAVEIGFKGDNLRSDSGKRVILMVRESHDS
- the LOC126603631 gene encoding K(+) efflux antiporter 6-like isoform X3 — encoded protein: MLRRSASSSSFGFLAVVVPALLLLSSDLLFSLSLADPLAAADDSVTEADLLLNANATESNVSLSKPKEGSFADMIDKALENEFKENDQNEATDPGSFNNSVAGQQAVLETVARVKSKKNETKEEKINRSFQLHDVFNLDNDNRGEDTPTLIDRKDNVFIISNFKSKYPVLQLDLRLISDLVVVIVSATCGGIAFACAGQPVISGYLLAGSVIGPGGFNFVSEMVQVETVAQFGVIFLLFALGLEFSTAKLRVVRAVAVPGGLLQIFLFMCLCGITASLCGGKVSEGIFVGVFLSMSSTAVVLKFLMEKNSTNALHGQVTIGTLILQDCAVGLLFALLPVLGGTSGILQGVISMAKLMVTLITFLAVLSISSRTCVPWLLKLMISLSSQTNELYQLASVAFCLLVAWCSDKLGLSLELGSFAAGVMISTTDLAQHTLEQVGISLAQIGEFAFVLLSRASNLHLVEGKLYLLLLGTTALSLVTTPFLFKLIPGLVHLGVLLRWFPPDGAVEIGFKGDNLRSDSGKRVILMVRESHDS
- the LOC126603631 gene encoding K(+) efflux antiporter 6-like isoform X2 — its product is MLRRSASSSSFGFLAVVVPALLLLSSDLLFSLSLADPLAAADDSVTEADLLLNANATESNVSLSKPKEGSFADMIDKALENEFKENDQNEATDPGSFNNSVAGQQAVLETVARVKSKKNETKEEKSFQLHDVFNLDNDNRGEDTPTLIDRKDNVFIISNFKSKYPVLQLDLRLISDLVVVIVSATCGGIAFACAGQPVISGYLLAGSVIGPGGFNFVSEMVQVETVAQFGVIFLLFALGLEFSTAKLRVVRAVAVPGGLLQIFLFMCLCGITASLCGGKVSEGIFVGVFLSMSSTAVVLKFLMEKNSTNALHGQVTIGTLILQDCAVGLLFALLPVLGGTSGILQGVISMAKLMVTLITFLAVLSISSRTCVPWLLKLMISLSSQTNELYQLASVAFCLLVAWCSDKLGLSLELGSFAAGVMISTTDLAQHTLEQIEPIRNLFAALFLASIGMLIHVQFLWNHVDILLASVILVIIIKTIIITMVVKGFGYNNKTSFLVGISLAQIGEFAFVLLSRASNLHLVEGKLYLLLLGTTALSLVTTPFLFKLIPGLVHLGVLLRWFPPDGAVEIGFKGDNLRSDSGKRVILMVRESHDS